The proteins below come from a single Holdemania massiliensis genomic window:
- a CDS encoding HdeD family acid-resistance protein → MLTNKFSSASSLLTGLFFIFLGALFFTEYTGIWTLIYILFMIGFVWIGVNQILRTLTDKKKAHLNLSTVLTSLLCIGLAIYTFFNPGLFFRFIHYVIGWWALLNSLIQFINFYVYRRDCLKGTYFIFLKGLVDLIFAAMLMLRPINKLWIVAYIAGAYLIFYGGVMVFEAAKDLLSVGMSLKIREHLRISIPVLISAIIPQRFFLSINALIKTNKLNPDAHVAPQASTDLEVFIYLKESGPESLGHVDISFQDKIYSYGCHDPHHRGLFGTLGDGVLVVSDREAFLKHALKSEDKTIISYGLTLNEEQKKRLRQRIDAMMERAYTWRPDAQLLAEGEPIEGEAKDYASRVWNATQAHMYKFANGKFKTYFVFSTNCVLLADELLHCKELNLVPISGIVTPGTYLEFLNSEYLRPGGLVVERTIYKRAHGKGGEHGGSFGSSFPSSS, encoded by the coding sequence ATGCTTACAAATAAATTCAGCAGTGCTTCATCCTTGTTGACCGGTTTGTTTTTTATTTTTCTGGGTGCTCTGTTTTTTACAGAATACACCGGCATATGGACATTGATCTATATCCTGTTTATGATTGGGTTTGTGTGGATCGGAGTCAATCAGATCCTGCGGACGCTGACCGACAAAAAGAAAGCTCATCTGAATCTGTCCACGGTTCTGACCAGCCTGTTGTGTATCGGGCTGGCCATTTATACGTTTTTCAACCCCGGACTGTTTTTCCGATTCATTCATTATGTCATCGGCTGGTGGGCGCTATTGAACTCGCTCATCCAGTTTATCAACTTTTACGTCTATCGCCGCGACTGCCTGAAAGGCACGTATTTTATCTTTCTGAAAGGTCTGGTCGATCTGATCTTCGCGGCCATGTTGATGCTGAGACCGATCAACAAGCTGTGGATCGTCGCCTACATTGCCGGAGCTTATCTGATTTTTTACGGCGGCGTGATGGTTTTTGAGGCGGCTAAAGATCTGTTAAGCGTCGGCATGAGTCTTAAAATCCGCGAACATCTGCGAATTTCCATTCCGGTTTTGATCTCAGCGATCATTCCGCAGCGGTTCTTCCTGTCGATCAATGCCCTGATCAAAACTAATAAGCTGAACCCGGATGCCCACGTGGCGCCGCAGGCCAGCACAGATCTGGAAGTGTTTATCTATTTGAAAGAATCCGGCCCAGAATCCTTGGGCCATGTCGATATCAGTTTTCAGGATAAAATTTATTCCTATGGTTGTCATGATCCGCATCACCGCGGCCTGTTTGGCACATTGGGAGACGGCGTTCTGGTGGTCTCGGACCGGGAAGCTTTTCTGAAACATGCATTAAAATCCGAAGACAAAACCATCATCAGTTATGGTTTAACCTTGAATGAAGAGCAAAAGAAACGTCTGCGGCAGCGGATCGATGCGATGATGGAGCGCGCGTACACATGGCGTCCGGATGCCCAGCTGCTTGCGGAAGGGGAACCGATCGAGGGCGAAGCGAAGGATTATGCCTCACGGGTTTGGAATGCAACCCAGGCTCACATGTACAAATTCGCCAACGGCAAGTTTAAAACTTATTTTGTCTTCAGCACCAACTGTGTTTTATTAGCCGATGAGCTGCTGCATTGCAAAGAACTGAACCTGGTTCCGATCAGCGGCATCGTCACGCCCGGCACTTATCTGGAATTTCTCAATTCGGAATATCTCAGGCCCGGCGGACTGGTTGTGGAACGAACGATTTACAAACGAGCCCATGGCAAAGGCGGGGAACATGGCGGATCCTTTGGTTCCTCCTTCCCTTCCTCCTCTTAG
- a CDS encoding MATE family efflux transporter translates to MKKSYAVDMVNGPLFSRILIYAFPLILSGVLQLLFNAADIVVVGKFTGSHALAAVGSTSALINLLVNLFIGISIGTNVMVARYCGARDWQNCEDTVHTSIAISIIGGILMIFVGVLFAKPLLELMGTPADVITHSVLYMRIYFLGMPAFMIYNFGAAILRAIGDTKRPLYFLTVAGVVNVIFNLFFVIVFNMGVAGVAVATVISQVISAVLILMCLLKMDGMCQLHKNKIRLHADKVKEMLRIGIPAGLQGIVFSISNVLIQSSINSFGSVVMAGNTAASNIEGFVYTAMNAIYQTSLSFTSQNLGAGNTTRIKKILFYCLGIVTVIGLVLGQGAYLLGRPLLSIYSSDPAVVDFGLVRLSIVSASYFFCGLMDVCCGSIRGLGYSIMPMLVSLTGACAFRVLWIFTVFQIEHTLFSLYISYPISWILTFAVHLLCFIYAYRKLMKTKLNLQPAEA, encoded by the coding sequence GTGAAAAAATCTTATGCCGTGGATATGGTCAACGGTCCGCTGTTCAGCCGCATCCTCATCTACGCCTTTCCGCTGATTTTATCAGGGGTGCTGCAGCTTCTGTTTAATGCCGCAGATATCGTCGTTGTTGGAAAGTTTACCGGCAGCCATGCCTTGGCAGCTGTGGGCTCTACCAGCGCTCTGATCAATCTATTAGTCAATCTGTTTATCGGAATTTCGATCGGCACCAACGTCATGGTCGCTCGGTATTGCGGAGCCCGGGACTGGCAGAACTGCGAAGACACAGTTCATACATCCATTGCCATTTCAATCATCGGCGGAATTTTGATGATTTTTGTCGGCGTATTGTTTGCCAAGCCGTTGTTGGAACTGATGGGTACTCCGGCCGACGTCATCACGCATTCCGTTCTGTATATGCGGATTTATTTCCTTGGCATGCCGGCGTTTATGATCTACAACTTCGGCGCAGCCATCCTGCGGGCAATCGGCGATACCAAACGGCCGCTGTATTTTTTGACCGTTGCCGGTGTGGTCAACGTGATTTTCAATTTGTTCTTTGTCATTGTCTTCAACATGGGCGTAGCTGGGGTCGCCGTCGCCACTGTCATTTCTCAGGTGATTTCAGCGGTGCTGATCTTGATGTGCCTGTTAAAAATGGATGGGATGTGCCAGCTGCATAAAAACAAGATTCGGCTGCATGCCGACAAGGTGAAGGAAATGCTGCGGATCGGGATTCCGGCCGGACTGCAGGGAATTGTTTTCAGCATTTCCAACGTCCTGATCCAGTCTTCCATCAATTCCTTTGGTTCTGTCGTGATGGCCGGCAACACGGCTGCCAGCAACATCGAAGGCTTTGTCTATACGGCGATGAATGCGATCTATCAGACCTCGCTCAGCTTCACCAGCCAAAACCTGGGCGCCGGCAATACCACACGGATCAAGAAAATCTTGTTTTACTGTCTGGGCATTGTCACGGTGATCGGTCTGGTTTTGGGTCAAGGCGCCTACCTGCTCGGCCGGCCGCTGCTTTCGATCTATTCTTCCGATCCGGCGGTTGTGGATTTCGGCTTGGTTCGGCTTTCGATTGTCAGTGCTTCCTATTTTTTCTGCGGTCTGATGGACGTCTGCTGCGGAAGCATCCGCGGTCTGGGCTATTCCATCATGCCGATGCTGGTCTCCCTGACCGGTGCCTGTGCCTTCCGCGTATTGTGGATCTTCACCGTTTTCCAGATCGAGCATACTTTGTTCAGTCTGTATATTTCCTATCCAATCTCCTGGATTCTGACCTTTGCGGTTCATCTTCTCTGCTTTATTTACGCTTACCGCAAACTGATGAAAACAAAGCTGAACCTTCAGCCTGCCGAAGCGTGA
- a CDS encoding DegV family protein, whose translation MKTIITTESCSDIPVSMLEKLNVPMVPFSVNFPDRTVLDGELPIQEIYDFYDSTRQIPKTCAISPYQYSQFFNRLLEDPEVEIVHIGYSSACSCSFQNATISLQDCDEKRIHLIDCLNVSGGFGLLTLKAVELHTRNPQWSAAELADEIRKWVPRIKTLFIPEKLDFLAAGGRVSNAAALGASLLRIKPRIDILKGELINTKKYYGTMKKAASQLVEDFLSEEPLDRTLALIIYAKGADPDLLEKLRQRVLNDGFQEVLVFELGAVMTVHGGKGAMGITGFRREAA comes from the coding sequence ATGAAAACAATCATTACAACTGAGAGCTGTTCTGACATCCCGGTTTCCATGCTGGAAAAATTAAATGTTCCAATGGTACCTTTCAGCGTCAATTTCCCAGATCGGACTGTGCTTGACGGCGAGCTTCCAATTCAGGAAATTTATGATTTCTACGATTCCACGCGGCAGATCCCAAAGACCTGCGCGATCAGTCCTTATCAATACAGTCAGTTTTTTAACCGGCTGCTGGAAGATCCGGAAGTGGAAATCGTCCATATCGGGTATTCCTCAGCGTGTTCCTGCTCGTTTCAGAATGCGACGATCAGTTTGCAGGACTGCGATGAAAAGCGCATCCATCTGATCGACTGTCTGAATGTTTCCGGCGGTTTCGGTTTACTGACACTGAAAGCCGTGGAACTGCATACCCGCAATCCGCAATGGAGCGCCGCAGAGCTGGCAGATGAAATCCGCAAGTGGGTGCCGCGGATTAAAACCTTGTTCATTCCGGAAAAGCTGGATTTCCTGGCAGCCGGCGGCCGTGTCAGCAATGCCGCAGCACTGGGGGCTTCTCTGTTAAGGATCAAGCCGCGGATTGACATTCTCAAGGGCGAGCTGATCAATACGAAAAAATATTACGGCACGATGAAAAAAGCGGCTTCCCAGCTGGTTGAGGATTTCCTCAGCGAAGAACCGCTGGACCGCACTTTAGCGCTGATCATCTATGCCAAAGGCGCCGATCCGGATCTGCTGGAAAAACTGCGTCAGCGTGTGCTGAACGATGGTTTCCAGGAGGTACTGGTATTTGAATTGGGCGCGGTCATGACTGTGCATGGCGGCAAAGGGGCGATGGGCATCACCGGCTTCCGCAGAGAAGCGGCCTGA
- a CDS encoding GGDEF domain-containing protein: MQRKSRKTSSLLILGTLIFAGIIFILFSYYQNWLNVKFEQQVMENYTAYIESEGAQFSGAVVDIQDTLATLAALIPANNQDWDADTLNPLLADLTLQNTHFEIHVLTLSEAGLDAAQQAQLIQSGTLITAIENHPSGKAFFQVLAPLMRQAQLEAVLQAQVDITQLLSKSQSDRVSAPLNSWIILPEGSFIYTTSPSTSDYSNFYALLEGNHNPEATQKQIRNCLQAQTSGTFRVQTRKAGMLYVSLTPLGFNNWTLVNFIHANEASESSQMILLFTMRIGLFLILITAGIAYLFYALLSHQRRQINLEQRRYAFLSRFSDTLIFEYDVLKDTLELTSNAEKILPIKARSFSNVKKNHGLSLYIHAEDFYKLEEAFKTVHRFQEFGTVQLRIKTRDESYHWFTCQFQAVYERFHRDPVMIIGKLTDIQEQKYRERQLIEKSNYDGLTSVLNKKAAELQISQELGEGMSGCLFMIDLDDFKVINDELGHFVGDQVLTTIGALLRTCFRQSDLIGRIGGDEFVVFLRSTDHDVIHQKVTQIMQTLPQLLHRQQINAAVTLSIGAALSLPDDTYPSLFSRADQAMYVAKQQGKNQFYLYSDSNDETIQ; the protein is encoded by the coding sequence ATGCAGAGAAAAAGCAGAAAAACCAGCTCGCTGCTGATTCTTGGTACTTTGATATTTGCGGGCATCATTTTTATATTATTCAGCTATTATCAAAACTGGCTGAACGTCAAGTTTGAGCAGCAGGTCATGGAAAATTATACCGCTTACATTGAGAGCGAAGGCGCTCAGTTTTCGGGTGCCGTCGTCGATATTCAGGATACGCTGGCAACGCTGGCGGCGCTGATCCCTGCGAACAATCAGGATTGGGATGCGGATACGTTAAATCCCCTGCTGGCAGATTTGACGCTGCAGAACACGCATTTTGAAATTCATGTGCTGACGTTATCGGAAGCCGGACTGGATGCGGCGCAGCAAGCCCAGCTGATTCAATCCGGAACACTCATTACCGCAATTGAGAATCATCCTTCCGGCAAAGCTTTTTTCCAAGTCCTTGCGCCGTTAATGCGCCAAGCTCAGTTAGAAGCTGTATTGCAGGCACAGGTGGATATTACCCAGCTGCTGTCCAAAAGTCAGTCGGACCGGGTCAGCGCTCCCTTAAACAGCTGGATCATTCTGCCGGAGGGCTCGTTTATCTACACCACCTCTCCGAGCACCAGCGATTACTCCAACTTCTATGCCCTGTTGGAAGGTAATCACAATCCGGAAGCCACGCAAAAGCAGATCCGCAACTGCCTGCAGGCGCAGACTTCGGGTACCTTCCGTGTTCAGACACGCAAAGCAGGCATGCTTTATGTTTCACTAACACCATTAGGTTTTAACAATTGGACACTGGTCAATTTTATCCATGCCAACGAAGCTTCGGAAAGCTCACAGATGATTCTGCTTTTCACGATGCGGATTGGTTTATTTCTGATTCTGATCACCGCCGGCATCGCCTATCTGTTCTATGCTTTATTGAGTCATCAGCGCCGCCAGATCAATCTGGAACAACGCCGTTATGCTTTTCTGTCGCGGTTTTCCGATACCTTAATCTTTGAATATGATGTTCTCAAAGATACGCTGGAGCTGACCAGCAACGCTGAAAAAATCCTGCCGATCAAAGCCCGATCCTTCAGCAATGTGAAAAAGAACCATGGATTGTCGTTGTATATTCACGCGGAAGATTTTTATAAGCTGGAGGAAGCATTCAAAACCGTGCATCGGTTTCAGGAATTCGGTACGGTTCAGCTGCGAATCAAGACCCGCGACGAGAGCTATCATTGGTTTACCTGTCAATTCCAGGCTGTCTATGAACGGTTCCATCGGGATCCCGTTATGATTATCGGCAAGCTGACCGACATTCAGGAACAGAAATACCGCGAACGGCAGCTGATTGAAAAGTCCAATTACGACGGACTGACTTCTGTCCTCAACAAAAAAGCCGCTGAGCTGCAGATTTCCCAAGAGCTTGGCGAAGGCATGAGCGGCTGTCTGTTTATGATTGATCTGGATGATTTTAAGGTAATTAACGACGAGCTGGGTCATTTTGTCGGGGATCAGGTTTTGACCACGATCGGCGCTCTGTTAAGAACCTGTTTCCGGCAGAGCGATTTGATCGGCCGGATCGGCGGTGATGAATTTGTCGTCTTCCTGCGCTCTACCGATCACGATGTCATTCATCAGAAAGTGACCCAGATCATGCAGACCTTGCCGCAGCTTCTGCACCGCCAACAGATCAACGCCGCCGTGACGCTCAGCATCGGCGCCGCCCTCAGCCTGCCTGACGATACCTATCCAAGCTTATTCAGCCGTGCAGATCAGGCGATGTACGTTGCCAAGCAGCAGGGCAAGAATCAATTTTATCTCTACTCGGATTCCAACGATGAAACAATCCAATAA
- a CDS encoding DUF1622 domain-containing protein encodes MIQFKELIVKGGEVAVLFFELLALIMIIYAGCKGAISLFKKDDNVALDLLKGFSTGLSFLLGAEILKTIALEEVSELMMVGGVIAMRVALSILIHWEMKQEQHEREMELIEKQKD; translated from the coding sequence ATGATACAATTTAAAGAGCTTATTGTAAAAGGCGGCGAAGTCGCGGTCCTGTTTTTTGAACTGCTGGCCTTAATTATGATTATTTATGCCGGATGCAAAGGGGCAATTTCCCTGTTCAAAAAAGATGACAACGTAGCCCTGGATCTGTTAAAAGGATTCTCGACGGGTCTTTCCTTTTTGTTAGGCGCCGAGATCCTGAAAACAATCGCCCTGGAGGAAGTCAGCGAGCTGATGATGGTCGGCGGCGTAATTGCGATGCGGGTGGCGTTATCGATCCTGATCCATTGGGAAATGAAGCAGGAACAGCACGAACGGGAAATGGAACTGATCGAAAAACAGAAGGATTAA
- a CDS encoding HIT family protein codes for MNEINKALSELWLSDAECDVCARLRQIQRHENPNFVAELSTGYVVLGDDQYIRGYTLFLCKQHATELFELDPQFQAQFLKEMVLTAKATAAVFHAEKMNYELLGIGKSLHMHWHLFPRHAHDTPVPGPVWRTPKEVLHGPQAQISPAQRQAWIMQLREEIERLLTESK; via the coding sequence ATGAATGAAATAAACAAGGCTCTATCCGAACTGTGGCTGTCGGATGCGGAATGCGATGTGTGCGCCCGGCTGCGGCAGATACAACGGCATGAAAATCCCAATTTTGTTGCGGAACTCTCCACGGGGTATGTCGTTTTGGGCGATGATCAATACATCCGCGGCTATACGTTGTTTCTGTGCAAGCAGCATGCCACCGAGCTGTTTGAGCTGGATCCGCAGTTTCAGGCCCAATTTCTGAAGGAAATGGTTCTGACCGCAAAAGCGACAGCAGCGGTTTTCCATGCGGAAAAAATGAACTATGAATTATTGGGGATCGGCAAAAGCCTGCACATGCATTGGCATCTGTTCCCCCGTCATGCCCACGACACGCCGGTTCCCGGCCCTGTCTGGCGGACGCCGAAGGAAGTTCTGCATGGTCCGCAGGCCCAGATTTCCCCAGCCCAGCGCCAGGCATGGATTATGCAGCTGCGTGAGGAAATAGAGCGGCTGCTGACCGAAAGCAAATAA
- a CDS encoding putative bifunctional diguanylate cyclase/phosphodiesterase, with protein MKNNKNVYSTRFLLVPLSLSLVLTGVLSLFAIRNLQGNARVINYTGIVRGATQRLVKQELNHQADDAMIGKIDLLLNELETGEGPDALIRLDDEQFQSQVQRLQEAWIQLKAAIVDYRGGGSAENLYQLSEIYFDLANDAVSFAETYSEASVHRAQTSLLFVNVFFLLLTLALLYFSHIQHKRQKLLEEKEIETRRKQAELDQLNRELQAPMNEISELIYISDPETYELLFINESGRQAFHVDSIEGRKCYNVLQGLDHPCPFCTNAILKENETYTQEMDNPLTHCHYLLKDRLITWNGRRARLEIAFDTTQSEAEKQRLKRMLENEKLIVDCVRELYEDEMLESAIPEMLRRLGKFMEADRITLCSLNPVHFTVTSRWSSDPQDPTRLFSDARVKPLIGRWLKQLQKNQSYVVENIEELKTSSPEEYALLHSLGIARLILLALEVRGEVTDCICIHNPAPDKLQNSIVVLQTLRYFLLLARHRAADKIKLAQLSYTDSLTGLFNRNRYIQDLDKKMQSPEAAGVLFVDLNGLKEINDQFGHDCGDQALKSCADHLRACFAADSCYRIGGDEFVVLTHDLNEEEFFDQVHHLRLRLQNSARLHLALGTDWASCGSLLPSAIKAADEKMYKDKKAYYYHATQPGRYRHHTDEVLPLANLNVLRQKINESRFLVYFQPKIAIETGQLVGAEALVRYQLDQNLILAPNAFIPLLEETQTISQIDFFVFEFVCLRLQKWIREGRRITPVSVNFSRYTVLEETFCQRCIELSDHYHIDRGLLEIEITENALDVQEEDLRHTIDTVRRAGFSVSIDDFGVEFSNLSLFSGADFDILKLDRSLIQDIASNAKARALIEAMSDVCQKMKIKLVAEGVETEEQLSILDQCHVEIAQGFLFSRPIPVSDYEAKYLPLPHPEE; from the coding sequence ATGAAAAACAATAAAAATGTCTACTCCACGCGTTTTTTACTCGTTCCTTTAAGCTTATCCCTGGTTCTCACCGGGGTTCTTTCATTATTTGCGATCCGGAATTTACAAGGCAACGCCCGGGTGATCAATTATACCGGCATTGTCCGCGGGGCAACCCAGCGTCTGGTCAAGCAGGAACTGAATCATCAGGCTGACGATGCGATGATCGGGAAAATTGATCTGTTATTAAACGAACTGGAAACCGGCGAAGGTCCGGATGCGCTGATCCGATTGGATGACGAACAATTTCAAAGCCAGGTCCAGCGGCTGCAGGAGGCGTGGATCCAGCTGAAAGCTGCGATTGTTGATTACCGCGGCGGAGGTTCTGCCGAGAATCTCTACCAGTTAAGCGAGATCTATTTTGATCTGGCCAACGATGCGGTAAGTTTCGCGGAAACCTATTCTGAAGCCAGCGTTCACCGCGCTCAGACTTCTTTGCTTTTCGTCAATGTCTTTTTTCTTCTGCTTACGCTGGCGCTGCTTTATTTCAGCCACATCCAGCACAAACGACAGAAGCTGCTGGAAGAGAAAGAAATTGAGACCCGCAGAAAACAGGCGGAACTGGATCAGCTGAACCGTGAGCTGCAGGCGCCGATGAACGAGATCAGCGAACTCATTTATATCTCCGATCCTGAAACCTATGAACTGTTATTCATCAACGAAAGCGGACGTCAGGCCTTCCATGTCGACTCGATCGAAGGCCGGAAATGCTATAACGTGCTGCAGGGTCTGGATCATCCTTGTCCGTTCTGTACCAATGCTATTTTAAAGGAAAATGAAACGTACACCCAAGAGATGGATAATCCCCTGACGCATTGCCACTATCTGCTTAAAGACCGCCTGATTACCTGGAACGGACGGCGGGCGCGGCTGGAAATTGCTTTCGACACAACCCAAAGCGAAGCGGAAAAGCAGCGGCTGAAGCGGATGCTGGAGAATGAAAAACTGATTGTAGACTGCGTGCGTGAGCTGTACGAGGATGAAATGCTGGAATCCGCCATCCCTGAAATGCTGCGGCGATTAGGTAAGTTTATGGAAGCTGACCGGATCACGCTGTGTTCATTAAATCCGGTTCATTTTACCGTCACTTCACGCTGGTCCAGCGATCCGCAGGATCCGACCCGATTATTTTCCGATGCCCGCGTCAAGCCGCTGATCGGCCGCTGGCTGAAACAGCTGCAAAAGAATCAGTCTTATGTTGTGGAAAATATCGAGGAATTGAAGACTTCCTCCCCTGAAGAATATGCTTTGCTTCATTCCCTGGGCATCGCGCGGCTGATTCTGCTGGCCCTGGAAGTCCGCGGCGAAGTCACCGACTGCATCTGCATTCATAATCCAGCTCCGGACAAGCTGCAGAATTCCATCGTCGTCCTGCAGACGCTGCGCTATTTCCTGCTTCTCGCGCGGCATCGTGCAGCGGATAAAATCAAACTGGCTCAGCTCAGCTATACCGACAGCCTGACCGGCCTGTTCAACCGCAACCGCTATATTCAGGATCTGGATAAGAAGATGCAGAGTCCGGAAGCGGCCGGGGTTTTGTTTGTCGATCTCAACGGGCTTAAGGAAATCAACGATCAGTTTGGTCACGACTGCGGAGACCAGGCGCTGAAAAGCTGCGCCGATCATCTGCGCGCCTGCTTCGCGGCGGATTCGTGTTATCGGATCGGCGGTGATGAGTTCGTCGTCCTGACGCATGATCTGAACGAGGAAGAGTTTTTTGATCAGGTCCATCATCTGCGGCTGCGGCTGCAGAACTCCGCCAGGCTGCACCTGGCCCTGGGGACCGACTGGGCTTCCTGCGGCTCGCTGCTGCCTTCGGCCATCAAGGCTGCCGATGAAAAAATGTATAAGGATAAGAAAGCGTATTACTACCATGCGACCCAGCCTGGCCGTTACCGGCATCATACCGATGAGGTCCTGCCGTTGGCCAATCTGAACGTCCTGCGGCAAAAGATTAACGAAAGCCGCTTCCTCGTCTATTTCCAGCCGAAGATCGCCATTGAAACCGGACAGCTGGTTGGAGCGGAAGCACTGGTGCGGTATCAGCTGGATCAGAATCTGATCCTTGCCCCGAACGCCTTCATCCCGCTGCTGGAAGAAACACAAACGATCAGTCAGATCGACTTCTTCGTCTTTGAATTTGTCTGTCTGCGGCTGCAGAAATGGATCCGTGAGGGACGCCGAATCACGCCGGTATCCGTCAACTTTTCGCGGTATACCGTGCTGGAAGAGACCTTCTGTCAGCGTTGTATTGAACTGAGCGATCATTATCACATCGACCGCGGCCTGTTGGAAATTGAAATTACGGAAAACGCGCTGGACGTGCAGGAAGAAGATCTGCGGCATACGATTGATACCGTGCGGCGGGCTGGATTCAGCGTGTCGATTGACGACTTCGGCGTAGAATTTTCAAATCTCTCGTTATTTTCCGGAGCTGACTTCGACATTCTCAAGCTGGACCGCAGCTTGATTCAGGACATCGCCTCCAATGCCAAAGCCCGCGCCCTGATCGAAGCGATGAGCGACGTCTGTCAGAAAATGAAAATTAAACTGGTGGCCGAAGGTGTTGAAACTGAAGAACAGCTGAGTATCCTTGATCAGTGCCATGTGGAAATCGCTCAGGGCTTCCTGTTCTCCAGGCCGATTCCGGTATCCGACTATGAAGCAAAATATCTGCCTTTGCCCCATCCGGAAGAATAA
- a CDS encoding amidohydrolase, producing MAVIYKNGTIITMADNSTAEALIEKDGRIVFVGSLKQAQAWQLEHSAEGMEERDLAGHTLLPGFIDSHSHISSYSATINLVHFDDVVSIAQLQEKIRTFIQQRQVPEGTWVIGFGYDHNFMQEKRHPTRQELDAVSTAHPIMISHASGHMGVVNTAGLEAMNITEETADPEGGRIGREANSRQPDGYLEETAFTMSARVMGAPDPDQILRQMEQAQDVYLSYGITTVQDGITKSAEWKMLSTMAKQQRLKVDVVSYVDMKDHLFLIKENPAYTQDYQNHLRIGGVKIFLDGSPQGRTAWMSEPYLGEDPRYCGYPVYTDAQVEAFVSEAMQNGWQLLAHCNGDAAAQQYIDAIASQKQKCGVSGDWRPVMIHAQLVRKDQLKAMAPLNLTASFFTAHSWYWGDIHLKNFGRARAENISPARWALEEGVNFTFHQDTPVLLPDMLETLQCACQRITRSGVLLNQDQCLSVEQALKAITINAAWQYHEEDHKGSLEVGKLADLVILDRSPLTCPVDQLKTIQVLETIKEGTTVYRHP from the coding sequence ATGGCAGTGATCTATAAAAACGGCACAATTATCACGATGGCAGACAATTCCACCGCCGAAGCGTTGATTGAAAAAGACGGGCGGATCGTCTTTGTCGGAAGCTTAAAACAAGCTCAGGCCTGGCAGCTTGAGCACAGCGCGGAAGGGATGGAGGAAAGGGATCTGGCAGGACATACACTGCTGCCGGGATTCATTGATTCACACAGTCATATCAGCTCTTATTCAGCGACGATCAATCTTGTTCACTTTGACGACGTTGTTTCGATTGCCCAGCTGCAGGAAAAAATCAGAACGTTTATCCAACAGCGTCAAGTTCCGGAAGGAACCTGGGTCATTGGATTTGGCTATGATCACAATTTCATGCAGGAAAAGCGGCATCCGACCCGACAGGAGCTGGATGCGGTCAGTACCGCGCATCCGATCATGATTTCGCATGCTTCCGGACACATGGGCGTTGTGAATACCGCCGGATTGGAAGCGATGAACATCACAGAAGAAACCGCGGATCCGGAAGGCGGACGTATCGGACGGGAAGCCAACAGCCGTCAGCCGGACGGCTATCTTGAAGAAACGGCCTTTACGATGAGCGCCCGGGTCATGGGCGCGCCGGATCCCGATCAAATTCTGCGCCAGATGGAACAGGCTCAGGATGTCTATTTGTCCTACGGCATCACGACGGTACAGGACGGTATTACTAAGAGTGCGGAATGGAAGATGCTGAGCACGATGGCCAAGCAGCAGCGGCTAAAGGTGGATGTCGTCAGTTATGTGGATATGAAGGATCACCTGTTTTTAATCAAGGAGAATCCAGCCTATACTCAAGATTATCAGAATCATCTGCGGATCGGCGGCGTTAAGATTTTCCTCGATGGCTCCCCGCAGGGACGAACGGCCTGGATGAGCGAACCTTATCTGGGAGAAGATCCGCGGTATTGCGGATATCCGGTCTATACTGATGCCCAGGTGGAGGCCTTTGTCAGTGAAGCGATGCAAAACGGATGGCAGCTGCTGGCGCACTGCAACGGCGATGCTGCTGCCCAGCAGTACATCGACGCCATTGCAAGCCAGAAACAGAAATGCGGAGTATCCGGCGACTGGCGGCCGGTGATGATCCATGCCCAGCTGGTGCGCAAAGATCAGCTGAAAGCGATGGCGCCGCTGAACCTGACTGCTTCCTTTTTCACAGCTCACAGCTGGTATTGGGGAGATATCCACCTAAAGAACTTCGGCCGGGCCCGGGCGGAAAACATCAGCCCTGCCCGCTGGGCCTTGGAGGAAGGCGTCAATTTTACCTTCCATCAGGATACACCGGTCCTTCTTCCGGATATGCTGGAAACTCTGCAGTGTGCCTGTCAGCGCATCACCCGCAGCGGCGTTCTGTTGAATCAGGATCAATGTTTGTCTGTGGAACAGGCACTGAAGGCGATCACGATCAACGCCGCCTGGCAGTACCATGAGGAAGACCACAAAGGCTCCTTGGAAGTTGGAAAGTTGGCGGATTTGGTAATTCTTGACCGCAGTCCTCTGACCTGCCCGGTTGATCAGCTGAAAACCATTCAGGTATTGGAAACGATCAAGGAAGGCACGACTGTATACCGCCATCCTTAA